The sequence ctatttgaatttttaactaaaaacaaggatttttctacaataagattaacattaaaagaaaaaactcattttctactaaaaaagtcaattttatatcaagaacatttttaaaacacgtcaattttcaacaaaagcaatgaattttcaataaaaaaggacaaattgacatccaaattttttaattttgaactagcaAAGGTACACTTTCAACTCAaagtggaacggttaaattttcagtcaaaaaaattaactttcaaccaaactgataaattttcaactatatcgaTAAATAATCAATagagcagttgaatttaacaccaaccaaaaatataaattttcaaccattaaaagtaactatctacaaaaaaagtagaattttccataaattatataaatgttgaagaaaattatttaattttaaaataaagaatatcgtttttcaaccaaatagttggattattattaaaaataagataatatttcaactacaaaaatataatagtttaattttcagttaaaaatctaattcttaaaaaaaattcccaacgaaaagtgtaaaaaaaaagtatattataatttacaaatatttcctcttcgaaatactacttctGCTCGAAAAACTActtgaattactttatttttcttaaatatggaagaaggaacttttaaattgtaccAAATTTTGACTTGGAAAATGGATTTGTTAAActcattttttcctaaattccagttttaattctttttaaaaagtcccGATCCAtgtcgaaaattccctgttccgagtgaaattatatttctttaccgaatttttcacaaaaaccatgcattttcaaataactaatttaatttctaaacaattaaaatagccaagttacattttcagttaaaaaaaataattttcaaccaaaaaaaaattattttttaaagaagatttgaatttcaaaccgaCAAAGaggaagtttcaatcaaaaagatgagttttctaaaaaatcaaagacgaattttcacccaaaaaataatatttttcaataaaaaatataaattttcaattgaaatagcaAAGTtacaatttaagttaaaaaagattttttttaaccaacaaaaatgagtttaaacaaaatatttgaattttgaaccaacaaagaggaaagttcaacccaaaatattagttttctacaaaaagaaggacgaattttaagccaaaaaaaaatatttttcaattacaaatataaactttcaattaaaataataaagttatattttcagttacaaaaattaattttcaaccaacaaaaaattagttttcaacaaaatatttgaaattttaaccaataaagatgaaatttagaaccaaaaatattagttttctataaaaacaaatacgaatttccaaccaaaaaagaacaattttcatttaaaattgtaaactttcaaTTATAATAGCGAAGTTACATTTtcgattacaaaaattaattttcaaccaaaaaaaaaattagttttcaaccaaatatttacatttttaaacaataaagaggAAATTTAGActcaaaaagattagtttccaaaaaaccaaagatgaattttcaattaaaaaggatctagtttgaaacaaaaaagggaaacaaagaaatatttttacataaaaatgatcatttttaccaacaaaaatgtgtttcaacaaaatagttgaaatttcagccaataaagggaaaatttcaaacaagaaaaataattttctacaaaaccaaagacgaattttcatttgaaaaggatcaattttcaaccaaaaagggaagagctacattttcagttacaaaaattaatttgcaaccaacaaaaaattagttttcaaccaaacttttgaatttttaattaatgaagaggacatttttaacccaaaattttagttttctacaaagtaaaagacgaattttcaaccaaaaaataatatttttcaataaaaaatataaattttcaattgaaatcgcaaagttacaatttcagttaaaaaagatcatttttaaccaacaaaaatgagtttcaacaaaatagttgaaatttcaaccaataaagggataatttaatttaattatcaaccaaaaagggaaaaactacattttcagttacaaaaattaattttcaaccaacaaaaaaaaataattttcaacaaaatatttgaatttttaattaacaaagaggaaatttcaatcaaaaatattagttttctacaaaaataaagatgaatttcgtaccaaaaaagaataattttcaattaaaatagcaaagttacattttcagttacaaaaatttattttcaactaacgaaaaattatttttcaacaaaatatttgaaatttcaaacaataaagaggaaatttcaatgaagaaaattagTTGTCTACAAAACCAAAGGCGACTTTTCAGTTGTAAGggatccattttcaaacaaaaagaaaaagaaatcttttcagttacataaacttattttcaacgaaaaaaattacgctttaacaaaatatttgaatttttaaccaataaagagacaatttcaaccaaaaagattagtttgctacaaaaaaaagacaaatttctaatcaaaaaagaatatttttttattcaaaatataaactttcaattaaaatagagtagttacattttaagttacaaaaattaattttcaaccaacattaccattatttttcaacaaaatattggaatttttaaacaataaagaggAAATTTAGAcccaaaagattagttttctacaaaataaaatacgaatttacaaccaaaaaataatatttttcaagtaaaaatataaattttcaattgaaatagtaaagttacattttcagttaaaaatgataatttttattcaacaaaaatgagtcagaaaataataattttcaattaaaatagcaaagttacattttcagttacaaaaattgattttcaaacaacaaaaaattagttttcaataaaatgtttgaatttttaaacaataaagatgaaatttagaaccaaaaacattaattttctacaaaaacaaagacaaattttcaacaaaaagagaatatttttcaataaaaaatataaattttcaattaaaatagcaaagttatattttcagttaaaaatgatcatttttaccaacaaaagtatgttggaataaaatagttgaaatttcagccaataaaaggaaaatttcaatcaaaaaataattttctacaaaacgaaaggcgaattttcatttgaaaaggatcaattttcaaccaaaaagggaaaaCCTATATTTtcggttacaaaaattaattgtcaaccaataaaaaattagttttcaacaaaatatttgaatttttaattagtaaagaggaaatttcaacacaaaaatattagttttctacaaaaacaaagatgaatttccatcagaaaataatcattttcacttaaaatagcaaagttatattttcagttacaaaaattaattttccactaacgtaaaattatttttcaacaaaatatttgaaatttcaatcaataaagaggaaatttcaataaagaaaatttgttttctacaaaaccaaagacgaattttcaattgtaagggatccatttccaaacaaaaagggaaaaaaaagaaatattttcagtttcataaacttattttcgacgaaaaaaattacactttaacaaaatatttgaatttttaacgaaaaaagaggaaatttcaaccgaaaaaattagttttctacaaaaaaagacgaatttctaaccaaaaaagaataattttttattaaaaatataaactttcaattaaaatagagtAATTACAttgtcagttacaaaaattaattttcaactaacgaaaaattattttacaacaaaatatttgaaatttcaaacaataaagaggaaatttcaatgaagaaaattagttttctacaaaaccaaagacgaattttcaattgtaagggatccattttcaaacaaaaaggaaaaaaaaaagaaatattttcacttACATAAACtcgttttcaacgaaaaaaattattctttaacaaaatatttgaatttttaaccaataaagaggaaatttaaaccaaaacgattagttatctacaaaaaaaatacgaatttctaatcaaaaaagaatattttttcactcaaaatataaacttttaattaaaatagactggttacattttaagttacaaaaattaattttcaagcgacataaaaagtattttttaacaaaatatttgaatttttaaacaataaagaggAAATTTAGaccgaaaagattagttttttacaaaataaaaaacgaatttacaaccaaaaaagaatatttttcaattaaaaatataaattttcaattgaaatagcaaagttacattttcagttaaaaatgataatttttaatcaacaaaaatgggTTTTAgccatttattttatattttaagaaaaaaattagttttcaacaaaatctttgaatttttaattaataaagaggaaatttcaacacaaaaatattagttttctacaaaaacgaagatgaatttcctagcagaaaataataattttcaattaaaatagcaaagttacattttccgttacaaaaattaattttcaaccaacaaaaaattagttttcaataaaatatttgaattttcaaacaatgaagaGGAAATTTAGacccaaaaagattagttttctacaaaaacaatggcaaattttcaacaacaaaaaaatgtttttcaattgaaaatataaatttttaattgaaatagtcaagttacattttcagttaaaaatgatcatttttaatcaacaaaaatgaatttcaacaaaatatttgaaatttcaacaaaaaattcatattcaacaaaatatttgaatttttaaacaataaagaggaaatttcaactaaaattattagttttctacaaaaacaagacgaatttccaagcaaaaaagaagattttttgattaaaaatataaattttcaattcagcaaataatagttctgtgaagggaaaatattcattaatttgtaaaaaaaaaaaaaaaaaaacagaagcgTTTCTAAGGTCCACAAACTCAAtccataaatattttcaaaactttatttgcgaaacatatttatatattatatattacactGTAATCACAAGACTTTGTTATTCGTATTCTAGGTAAAAATGTTACCATCTCAAAAATGGGTGTGCATATTTACATAAATATCGAGCGAGGTATATGaagttatacattttaaaaataaatacggttacataatataaataaataattggagAAAGAACTACAAGTTTTTCATCATATAGATGTGTTTCATGTTTTCTGCTCGTTTTTTCTCAACGAAATTCGGCATTGGCGGAGGAGGCGGGGCTcctgaaaatacattttgaattcTCTCCTTGTTCCTCTCATTTTTGTCGTTTTCGATCACGTTCACGTTCATGTTGTCGTTTTCGTTGACTGGAATGCTGGAATTGATATAATCGGCGAAACTGTGCAAATTGAGAGGCTCACAGACTGAATATCCATTTTTTCGATAGAACCCTTCTTGGTCTTTTGTCGATAAATAGACTCttcttattccctttttcgaAACGTATTGTTCGACCCCACGCAACAGAATTGAACCCAGGCCTTGCGATCTGTATTCTCGACTGATCACgactacaaaaattatttatgagtctttttattttatttttattttagattatgatctcattttctttttaaattacttacaaGATTCTATAACACAACAATCGTCTATGCTGGGTATCAAAGAAATTTTGCTGTGTCCAATTACTTTTTCATTGTCGAGAAGAACCAAAgatgttggaaatttatcacaGGAAGTCCTCAAAGTTCTAAGTCTgtgataaatagaaaaataaaaccgatttcggaaaattgaatttaaaaagttacatcattttactaaaatttaaaaattgtttatttattttcaacaaaaaacgtgacttttatacaataaaagatcattttcaattaaaaaaaaaaagaaattttaagaagaccagttgaattttcaaacaaaaaatatgactttttagccaaattataattgaattttcaacaaaatgattacagTTTTAACGAATTTCTTCAACTTTCAAAGAAGGAAGATTAAAGTtcaatcattttcgaaaaaaataagtgactttaacaaaatacttacatttttaacaaaatagttgaattttaaatctttcaccaAATTTTCTacttacaaagataaatttttgacgaaagagtcgaattttcaatcaacaaagattaagcttcaaccaaaaatagctgaattcgcaacccaaaaaattcaattttcaacagaaaaaaattaataagaaatacaacttttgaaccaaaaatggaaaattttaattttgaacaaaagagacgaaatttaaaataaaattatgaattttcaacaaaacaaacgaattttctacaaataaagaaagttgactttttaaactgaaaatatgaattttcacagagaaaatgaatttttaagcaaatagttacaaattaaactaaaaaagaacaattttcaattaaaaatatacattttgaaccaaatatggaacagttaaattttcaactaaaaaattaattttcaaccaaaaataaaaacgaattttcaactaaaaagataaattataattaaagtgaTAACTCTAcgaacaaaaatagtttaacttctaacaaaaaatgatcaattttcaaataaaaaggcgattttttacctaaaaaaaatccatttttaaaaaatttttaaccaatagaggacatttctaccaaaaatattatttttatacaaaaacaaggtcaaattttcaaccaaacaagaacaattgtcaattaaaaatgtaaattatcaattgaaatagaaaagttacattttcagctaaaaataatcATTCTCATCAACAAAAATCAGTATcaacataatatttgaatatttgaccAATAAAGACGTAATTTCAATCCAGacattattttcttacaaatagaagataaattttcgattaaaaaaaattttaaccaaaaatataaaaactacattttcattaaaaaaactaatttttcaccagaaattatttttaaactaaaaatgataagtcttccaacaaagaagaaacaaacaattttaagaaaagaattcaactttcaatttgaatgtagaatttttcaacacaaaagacgaattttcaataaataaagattttatagccgagatataaaaaaatttcattcaaattgttaaacttttgagtcaaaatacgaattttctgtgctagagttgaatttttaaccagaaattatgaaatttccacaaaaaagttaattttcaataaggcaGTGCCCTCATAACAAAGAATTAagaataaagtgatgaattttagatttaaaaaaatttcaacaaattatttaaatcctcaaacgaaagagactaattttcgaacaaaaaaagaatttttaacaaaaaaggcgattttttacctaaaaaatcaatttttaaaaattttttaatgaaatatgaatttttaattaaaatagcgaagttacattttcggttaaaaaaattaattttcaaccaacaaaaaatttgaactttgaagCAATACAGaggcaatttcaataaaaaagaatagtttttttatcATAACAATGGCGaagttccaaccaaaaaagaacaattttcaatccaattaaaATAgcgaagttacattttcagttacaaaaaaaaatttgcaacaaaatatttgaaattttaaccaataaagaggaaatttcaattaagaaaattaggtTTCCATAAAaccaaacacgaatttttaattaaaaaggaggaaagtttaaccaaaatattagttttctacaaaaacaaagacgaatttccaaccagaaaagaataattttcaattgaaatagcaaagttacatttttagttgaaaataatcatttttaatcaacaaaaatgagtttcaaaaaaatattttaaatttcaatgaagaaaatcaattttctaccaaaccaaagacgaattttcaattaaaaagaatccattttccaacaaaaaggaaaaaagaaatattttcagttatataaaataattttcaacgaaaaaaattagtttttaaccaaatatttgcatttttaaccaataaggaggaaattttaaccaaaaatattaattttctacaaaaaagaccaattttcaaacaaaaaagcatatttttcgattaaaaatataaattttcaattgaaatagtaaagttaaattttcagttaccaaaattaattttcaaccaacaaaaaattagttttcaactaaatatttgaatttttaaacaataaagggGAAATTTAGacccaaaaagattagtttcttACAAAACCAATgacgtattttcaatttaaaaggatctaatttcaaacaaaaaggaaaaaaaaaagaaatattttcagttgaaaattaacatttttaaccaacaacaatggttttcaacaaaatgtttgaaattttaaccaataaagggGAAATGTCAATCAAGAAATTAGTTTTATACaaaaccaaagacgaattttcaattaaaaaggattgatttctaaccaaaaagggaaaatctactttttttaagattaaaagcttaattttatacaaaaaaaaattttttaaccaaaaaataaaaattttcaaatgaaaatataaactttcgattttcaacaaaaaaaaaagaaatatgttcAGTTACATAAActattttccaacgaaaaaaaattggtcttcaacaaattatttgaatttttaaccaattatgagaaaattccaaccaaaaagattagttttctacaaaaaaaaagacgaatttccaaccaaaaaagaataattttcgactaaaaatataaactttcaattaaaataccgaagttacattttcagttacaaaaattaattttcaaaccacaaaagcttagttttcagcaaaatatttgattttttaaacaataaagaggAAATTTAGgcccaaaaagattagttttctacaaaaacaaagacgaatttccaaccgaaaaaagaacaattttcaattctaaatataaatttttatttgaaataacaaagtttcattttctgtaaaaaaaatttataatttaaaaaaaaaagtttaacaaaatatttaaattttaacccttaaagaggaaatttcaacaaaaaaattagtattctacaaaaagaaaacgaatattccattaaagaatatcaatttttaaccaaaaagggaaaagctgcattttcagtttcaaaaattcattttacatttaaaaaattaatcttcaaacaaataaaaattaacaaaatagtgcaactttcaattttaatgatgaatttttcaacacacaagatgaattttcaacaaataaagattttacaatcaagatagaaaaaaagttgatctaaatattgttgaacttttaagccagaATACGAATTTTCTGTGATACAATTGAATTCgcaaccataaaaattaaatcttcagcagaaaaaaatgaatcctcaaaaataaataaaaatacaactttttaaccaaaaatggaaaagtttaattctgaacaaaagagacaaattttcaaataaaattatcgacTTTCAAACAGAAACGGAAAAGATATATTTGCTgtgtaaaaagttaaataaatacgaagaaaaataatttataaataaatagttacaatagttaaattttcagttacaaattatttttcaaccaaaaataaaaatgaatttttaacaaaatattttaattttcaactaaaaaggaaatttcaataaaaaaaatagttttctacaaaaacaaaaactgatttccaaccaaaaaggaacaattcttaattaaaattataaactttttattaaaatagcgAAGCTAAATTTtccgttacaaaaattaattttcaaccaacaaaaaattagttttcaacaaaatatttgaatttttaaacaataaagaggaaattttaaccaaaaaaactagtttactacaaaatatttttgaatttttaattaataaagagaaaatttaaaccaaaaatattagttttctacaaaaacaaaaacgtaatttctaaccaaaaaataataattttccattaaaaatataaactttcaattaaaatagcgAAGTAATATTTCAgttacaagaattaattttcaacgaacaaaaaattaggtttcaacaaaatatttgaatttttaaaaaataaagaggaaatttagacccaaaaagattagttttttacaaaaccaacgacgaattttcaaccaaaaaagaatatttttcgattaaaaatatacattttcaatgaaaatagcgaagttacattttcagtaaaattaaaaataataattttcaacaaaaaaagaaaaatatttaacaaaatatatgcattttaaccaataaagaggAAATTCtaatcaagaaaattagttttctacaaaaagaagacaaacattccattaaaaaagatcaatttttaaccaacaataaaaaagaattttcaacaaaatattttaattttcaacgaaagagatcaattattaactaaaatgatgaatctgctactaaaaatattaatttttaacaagaatagttCAACTgctaaacagaaaatattaaatttcctctaaaaacataaatttttaaccaaaaaagagaaaatctaCTTTCTGAAggcttaaaagattaattttacacgaacaaaaaatgaaaatttctttcaaaaaaatataaatttgcaattaaaatagcaaagttacattttcagttgagaaaattaatttaaaattaattaaatttgtaaccaaaaaaatgaattttcaaaaaaaaaaaagaatagttttctataaaaacaaagacgaatttccaaccaaaaaacaataattttcaattaaaaatataaatttttaattgaaatagcaaagtgacattttcagttaaaaaagaaaaacatgtcATCAAAATCATTGATCTCTCAAGCAAATAAGCTAATTTTCCCTAAAGCCTgtcgaaccaaaaaaaaactaatatatgccactaaaaaaggcgaattttcaactttaaaaaatcaattttcaaccaaaaaggggaaatctaattttttaagaataaaagattaattgtatacaaacaaaaagcgaattttcaagcaaatagttaaatttttaactaaaaaaagaaatatcttcaattaaaatatcaaagttacatttttaaattgaaaaaaaaacttttttcaacaaaatatttgaatttttaacccattaagaggaaatttctaccaaaaagattatttttatacaaaaacaaagacgaattatcaaccatACAAGAacaatagttaattaaaaatataaattttcaattgaaatataaaagttaaatttttagttaaaaataataattttcagccaacaaaaaagagtatcaagaaaatatttgtacttttgacaaaaaaaaaggtaatttcaatccagaaattattttttcactaaaagaagatgaattttcaatttaaaaaaatgtcaaccaaaaatagaaaaactacattttcatttaaaaaatgaatttaaaaaattgaaaaacgaattttcaaccaggcattattttaaaactaaaatgatgaatcttcaaacaaagaaaaaacaaaaaattttaagaaaataattcaactttcaatatgaatgtagaatttttcaacacacaagacgaattttcaataaataaagattttatagtctagatataaaaaaattgcattctaATTGTCAAACATTTAAgccaaaatgcgaattttttgtgatagagttgaatttttaacccgaaaatatggatttttcaacgaaaaagttaattttcaacaaggcagtttctttttaaccaagaattaataataaagtgatgaattttaaatgaaaaaaaaaaattattttcaaaaaattatttaaatccttaaccaaaacagactaatttttaaataaaaaaagaatttttaacaaaaaagttgaatttacaactgaaaaatatgcattgtctatgaaaataattgaattttccgccCAGCAGAACCAAGAATTCTTgactagaaaagatacattttaaaaaaaaaatgaaaaatcttcgtTTTAGgtcgaaaaattcgttttcaacacaagaaaaattgaattttcaagaaaatagttacatttttgagcgaagaaattagtttttaactaaattgatgaatcttcaacaataaaaaaacgattttttaacccaataattaaatttgtttgacaagaataaaccaattttcaagagaatagatgaattttctataaaatacttaaaattttgaaccaaaaagattaattttcaagcaaaaggttaaatgtctaccaaaaaaggaaaaaaaagcactaaagaaaaattttaaaatccatttttaacaaaaaaaactaatttttaaaaatttagtttaatttttaaggtaagaaattaattttgaactaaaacaatggatcttcaaccacaaaaataaatttttacccaaaagatgaattttctaccaaaataaaggacaaatttttaacaaaatggatgaCTTTTCAAATTCGacgtcatttcccggttttttctggGGAAGTTTTCCAATTTTCCCGAtcaaacaaaatgtaatatttatatttttcgcaaaatgcaaacatttatttttaatcacgacgttcattctaaacattctttaacataacagagcaaaaaattataaaatgaattaatttttaactaaaattatggaatattcaactggaatggtattttgattttcagttaagaaaaacattattttaaccgaaaaagaaacaaatttttaataaaatagttaaattatcggtaaaaaattttcttttcatccaaaattttccattttcaaccaaaaagaagaatttttcaacaatgaaattaaaattcaaggaaaaatattattttttaccaaaagtcgattttctatcaaaaacattttttttttaaattttttaaattgagatgaatttttaattaaagtgatgaatcttaaaaacaaaagaattaattttgcacaaaagagtttagcttctaaccgcaagtagttgaatttccaagaaaaaaaaacgtaaattcccaacgaaagatgaaaaaaattatattttaactcagaaataaaaaaaaaaatgataataaaaaaaatgaatattcaaccaaaaatattaatattatagaaaataagataaatttttaacaaaatacatacattt comes from Belonocnema kinseyi isolate 2016_QV_RU_SX_M_011 chromosome 5, B_treatae_v1, whole genome shotgun sequence and encodes:
- the LOC117172569 gene encoding N-alpha-acetyltransferase 80 isoform X1, translating into MCENLDEKSEKVSSFSEKSGRNWIFCVAIDALSNFGNFREIMKDTPYNIIPIHQKPELIDQCCKLLNSEWHRSDKTRLRTLRTSCDKFPTSLVLLDNEKVIGHSKISLIPSIDDCCVIESFVISREYRSQGLGSILLRGVEQYVSKKGIRRVYLSTKDQEGFYRKNGYSVCEPLNLHSFADYINSSIPVNENDNMNVNVIENDKNERNKERIQNVFSGAPPPPPMPNFVEKKRAENMKHIYMMKNL
- the LOC117172569 gene encoding N-alpha-acetyltransferase 80 isoform X2, with translation MVVLEIYYRAIYSSRSALEIMKDTPYNIIPIHQKPELIDQCCKLLNSEWHRSDKTRLRTLRTSCDKFPTSLVLLDNEKVIGHSKISLIPSIDDCCVIESFVISREYRSQGLGSILLRGVEQYVSKKGIRRVYLSTKDQEGFYRKNGYSVCEPLNLHSFADYINSSIPVNENDNMNVNVIENDKNERNKERIQNVFSGAPPPPPMPNFVEKKRAENMKHIYMMKNL
- the LOC117172569 gene encoding uncharacterized protein LOC117172569 isoform X3 encodes the protein MCENLDEKSEKVSSFSEKSGRNWIFCVAIDALSNFGNFRLRTLRTSCDKFPTSLVLLDNEKVIGHSKISLIPSIDDCCVIESFVISREYRSQGLGSILLRGVEQYVSKKGIRRVYLSTKDQEGFYRKNGYSVCEPLNLHSFADYINSSIPVNENDNMNVNVIENDKNERNKERIQNVFSGAPPPPPMPNFVEKKRAENMKHIYMMKNL